Proteins from a genomic interval of Candidatus Eisenbacteria bacterium:
- the ffh gene encoding signal recognition particle protein → MFEQLSERLDGIFARLKGHGKLTPDNVRDSLRDVRRALLEADVNFKVAKELIARVETVAAGQEVLKSLTPGAQVVKVVHDTLIGILGSSTAGLPDAKFPPRRILMVGLQGSGKTTTTAKLSAWLRRQKRIPAMAACDLQRPAAIDQLEILGKELDLRVYVDRNSKDPVKVARDAVTWARQEGVDDLLIDTAGRLQVDEELMEQLVSVRDAVSPDSILLVVDGMTGQEAVSVAQSFHQKLTLQGTILTKMDGDARGGAALSIRHVTGVPILYMGVGEKTSALEVFHPDRMASRILGMGDVLTLVERAQSVVDQDQALKLQEKLKHQAFTLEDFMDQIRQVRKMGPLEDIMKMIPGMGGKALKGVQIDPKELGRVEAMIRSMTPAERRRPEIINGSRRKRIAKGSGTTVQMLNRLLKDFDQMRKMMGQMAKGKGFGGFNMMRARRR, encoded by the coding sequence ATGTTTGAGCAACTGAGTGAGCGACTGGATGGGATTTTCGCTCGCCTGAAAGGTCACGGCAAACTAACACCAGACAATGTCCGCGACAGCCTGCGCGATGTTCGCCGGGCTCTGCTGGAAGCCGATGTTAATTTTAAAGTCGCCAAAGAATTGATCGCCCGCGTCGAGACAGTGGCCGCCGGACAGGAGGTTCTGAAGAGCCTCACGCCGGGGGCCCAAGTCGTCAAAGTCGTTCACGACACTCTCATCGGCATTCTTGGTTCCTCCACCGCCGGGCTGCCGGATGCCAAATTCCCGCCCCGCCGTATCCTCATGGTGGGGTTGCAGGGCTCCGGTAAGACCACGACAACAGCGAAACTCAGCGCGTGGCTGCGCCGCCAGAAGCGCATCCCCGCCATGGCGGCCTGTGATTTGCAGCGGCCCGCCGCCATTGATCAATTGGAGATCTTAGGCAAGGAATTGGATCTCCGTGTTTATGTCGATCGGAATTCCAAGGACCCGGTCAAAGTCGCCCGGGATGCGGTGACATGGGCCCGTCAAGAAGGGGTCGACGATCTTTTGATCGACACCGCCGGGCGGTTGCAGGTTGACGAAGAGCTTATGGAGCAGCTGGTCTCCGTGCGGGATGCCGTATCCCCCGATTCGATTCTTCTCGTCGTGGATGGGATGACAGGGCAGGAAGCCGTCTCGGTCGCCCAGTCCTTTCATCAGAAGTTGACGCTTCAGGGAACGATCCTCACGAAAATGGATGGAGACGCCCGCGGCGGCGCCGCCTTGAGCATCCGTCATGTGACCGGTGTTCCCATCCTCTATATGGGGGTTGGTGAAAAGACCTCGGCCCTCGAGGTTTTCCATCCCGACCGGATGGCCTCCCGGATTTTGGGGATGGGTGATGTTTTAACCCTTGTTGAGCGGGCTCAATCGGTTGTGGATCAGGACCAGGCATTGAAGCTTCAGGAGAAGCTGAAGCACCAGGCCTTCACCCTGGAGGATTTTATGGATCAGATCCGCCAGGTTCGCAAGATGGGTCCCCTCGAGGATATCATGAAGATGATCCCCGGAATGGGGGGGAAGGCTCTTAAGGGGGTTCAGATCGATCCCAAGGAGCTGGGCCGCGTGGAGGCGATGATTCGATCGATGACACCGGCGGAGCGCCGGCGGCCGGAAATTATCAATGGAAGCCGTCGAAAGCGAATCGCCAAGGGGAGCGGCACGACGGTTCAGATGCTCAACAGGCTCCTCAAGGATTTTGACCAGATGCGTAAGATGATGGGGCAGATGGCGAAAGGAAAGGGCTTCGGGGGTTTCAATATGATGAGGGCCCGCCGGAGATAA
- the rpsP gene encoding 30S ribosomal protein S16 — protein MAVVIRMQRVGTRNRPFWHIVAADSRMKRDGRFLEKLGHYDPVPNPQVIQLDLEKVDSWVKKGAKPSVKVASLMRLVARGGPIATVTEPKVAPVVEAKIPEAEAPIEAKTQAEVTEPTPEAAEVTPAVEEEKPAE, from the coding sequence GTGGCGGTCGTTATTCGAATGCAGCGGGTCGGCACCCGCAATCGTCCCTTTTGGCATATTGTTGCGGCAGATTCCCGCATGAAACGTGATGGTCGATTCCTTGAAAAGTTGGGCCACTACGATCCGGTTCCCAATCCTCAGGTCATTCAACTCGATTTGGAGAAAGTGGATTCCTGGGTCAAGAAAGGCGCCAAGCCATCGGTCAAGGTTGCGAGCCTGATGAGGCTGGTGGCGCGGGGCGGCCCGATCGCGACCGTCACGGAACCAAAGGTGGCGCCGGTTGTAGAGGCAAAGATTCCAGAGGCCGAAGCACCCATCGAAGCCAAGACTCAGGCAGAGGTCACAGAGCCGACACCCGAGGCCGCGGAGGTGACGCCGGCGGTTGAAGAAGAGAAGCCAGCGGAATAA
- a CDS encoding KH domain-containing protein, with product MKALIEYITKALVDKPDEVEVREVVGEKTTVYELRVGDGDLGKVIGKHGRTIRAIRTLLSASATKANKRAVLEILE from the coding sequence ATGAAAGCTCTTATCGAATATATTACCAAGGCTTTGGTTGATAAACCTGATGAAGTGGAAGTTCGCGAAGTCGTTGGCGAAAAGACAACGGTTTATGAGCTACGTGTCGGTGATGGCGATCTTGGAAAGGTCATCGGCAAGCACGGAAGGACGATCCGGGCTATCCGTACTCTGCTGAGTGCTTCCGCCACAAAGGCGAACAAGCGAGCTGTTCTGGAGATTCTCGAGTAG
- the rimM gene encoding ribosome maturation factor RimM (Essential for efficient processing of 16S rRNA): protein MMQKDSSWVAVGRIRKPFGLKGEVAVEALGETVEHLQPGQELFLRQHNGERLRLVVAGLKILTRKIVLSFEGIENVDDVEKWRGCPLEMSPAELPELEPDQFYFYQLLGLDVTDASGRPVGIVKDVMEGPAQPLLVIKSAGKEILIPFVGDFIQQVDLEDGVIHLGDVQGLLEL from the coding sequence ATGATGCAAAAGGATTCTTCATGGGTCGCCGTGGGCAGAATCCGCAAGCCTTTTGGCTTGAAAGGTGAAGTCGCGGTGGAGGCTTTGGGGGAAACGGTTGAACATTTGCAGCCCGGCCAGGAACTCTTCCTTCGTCAGCATAATGGTGAACGATTGCGCCTGGTCGTAGCCGGTCTCAAGATTCTCACAAGGAAAATCGTTCTTTCTTTTGAGGGTATTGAGAATGTCGACGATGTAGAAAAGTGGCGCGGGTGCCCTCTTGAGATGTCCCCGGCCGAATTGCCGGAGCTGGAACCGGATCAATTCTACTTCTATCAGTTGCTCGGTCTGGATGTCACGGATGCTTCCGGCCGGCCGGTTGGGATTGTTAAAGATGTCATGGAGGGACCGGCCCAACCCCTCCTCGTTATCAAGAGCGCCGGTAAAGAGATTTTGATCCCCTTCGTGGGGGATTTCATCCAACAAGTGGATCTTGAAGATGGCGTCATCCATTTGGGGGATGTGCAGGGTTTGCTGGAGTTATGA
- the trmD gene encoding tRNA (guanosine(37)-N1)-methyltransferase TrmD — MSRDPYRIWILSGLPGVLTGAMEEGILRIAQEKGLARVQVINLRDHTDDRHRTIDDAPYGGGPGMILMVEPVIRALRALPEADGNREVFLLSPRGETLVQKRVEELSKLDELVLICGRYKGVDERIRTYITGELSLGDYVLSGGELAAAVIADAIVRLLPDVLGCYDSALGDSFTSGLLDSSYYTRPEVFDGLSVPPVLLSGHHGKVEKWRRMDSLQRTLIHRPDLLEGSELTPEDQAHLRKLGWEPIERCDT; from the coding sequence ATGAGCCGGGATCCTTACCGCATCTGGATCCTGTCCGGTTTGCCCGGTGTTCTGACGGGGGCAATGGAGGAGGGGATCCTCCGGATTGCCCAGGAAAAGGGACTGGCTCGGGTCCAGGTGATCAATCTTCGGGATCATACCGATGATCGGCACCGGACCATTGATGATGCGCCCTACGGGGGCGGCCCGGGAATGATCCTGATGGTGGAGCCGGTGATTCGGGCGTTACGCGCCCTGCCGGAGGCCGATGGGAACCGGGAAGTGTTTCTCCTTTCGCCGCGTGGGGAGACGCTTGTACAGAAAAGAGTTGAAGAGCTTTCCAAGCTCGACGAACTCGTACTGATTTGTGGTCGATATAAAGGAGTGGATGAGCGGATCCGCACCTACATCACCGGTGAGTTGAGTCTCGGTGACTATGTTTTGTCCGGGGGAGAACTTGCAGCGGCCGTCATCGCCGATGCGATTGTAAGGTTGTTGCCTGATGTTTTGGGGTGTTACGACTCTGCCTTGGGCGATTCTTTTACATCCGGGCTGTTGGATAGCAGTTATTATACACGCCCGGAAGTATTCGATGGTTTGAGTGTCCCGCCGGTTCTTCTCTCCGGCCATCACGGCAAGGTTGAGAAGTGGCGGCGAATGGATTCTCTGCAAAGGACTCTGATCCATCGTCCCGATCTGTTGGAAGGGAGCGAATTGACACCTGAGGATCAGGCCCATCTCCGCAAACTGGGATGGGAACCGATTGAACGGTGTGATACTTGA
- the rplS gene encoding 50S ribosomal protein L19, with the protein MDVIRQIEAKQIREDVPEFIPGDTVRVHVKVVEGDKERVQIFQGVVIAKQGPGSRETFTVRKISGGIGVERVFPIHSPNLAKIEVTRRGRVRRAKLYYLRHKSGKQARIREKR; encoded by the coding sequence ATGGACGTCATCCGGCAGATTGAGGCCAAACAGATTCGGGAAGATGTCCCCGAATTTATTCCCGGGGATACGGTTCGTGTTCATGTTAAAGTCGTTGAAGGCGACAAGGAGCGCGTTCAGATCTTCCAGGGTGTCGTAATCGCCAAGCAGGGACCCGGCTCCCGTGAAACCTTTACCGTTCGTAAGATCAGCGGCGGTATCGGTGTCGAGCGCGTCTTCCCGATTCATTCGCCGAATTTGGCAAAGATCGAGGTGACGCGGCGCGGACGTGTCCGCCGGGCGAAATTGTATTACCTCCGCCACAAGTCAGGGAAACAGGCCAGGATCCGCGAGAAGCGGTAG
- a CDS encoding ribonuclease HII → MARSGGSALPDSRWETKLRRAGLNPVAGVDEAGRGCLAGPVVAAAVILSPGTRLPGLNDSKKLSLTQREQMFALLSSRAEYLTWAWSGPREIDRFNILQATFMAMRRALSRLPVLPAMVLVDGSMTIPGWSGPQEALIRGDGRCRSIAAAGVVAKVVRDRLMERCHNLYPQFGFNNNRGYGTPDHLLALMLKGPCPLHRRSFAPVAMTRQGFFLQTPPSA, encoded by the coding sequence ATGGCCCGTTCCGGTGGGTCCGCGCTTCCGGACAGCCGTTGGGAGACCAAGCTGCGGCGGGCGGGCCTCAACCCCGTCGCTGGAGTTGATGAAGCCGGCAGGGGATGCTTGGCCGGTCCGGTTGTTGCAGCGGCTGTCATTCTGTCGCCCGGAACAAGGCTTCCCGGTTTGAATGATTCGAAAAAGCTGTCTCTTACGCAGCGCGAGCAAATGTTCGCGCTGTTGTCTTCCCGGGCCGAATATTTGACATGGGCTTGGTCCGGTCCCCGTGAGATCGATCGATTCAATATTCTTCAAGCGACTTTCATGGCGATGCGCCGGGCCCTTTCCCGGCTGCCTGTGCTTCCCGCGATGGTTCTGGTGGATGGATCGATGACGATCCCGGGATGGTCTGGACCTCAGGAGGCGCTGATTCGAGGCGACGGCCGATGCCGATCGATTGCGGCGGCGGGGGTCGTCGCCAAGGTTGTGCGGGACCGGCTTATGGAGCGCTGTCACAATCTCTACCCCCAATTCGGATTTAATAACAATCGCGGCTATGGAACGCCTGATCATCTCCTTGCCCTGATGTTGAAGGGGCCATGCCCGCTGCATCGCCGCTCCTTTGCGCCGGTGGCCATGACCCGGCAGGGCTTTTTTCTCCAAACGCCGCCATCCGCCTAG